In a genomic window of Erigeron canadensis isolate Cc75 chromosome 5, C_canadensis_v1, whole genome shotgun sequence:
- the LOC122600851 gene encoding CRS2-associated factor 1, chloroplastic yields MSLTLKTTIQFPIFTLPLPPSHHHRPATVIRFSRWHNPRHDQQNSPTQKQTEDQLRFNKRFQSANNITTTTNLRPPTNTTVPPPYKSTGTPSSPSRPSIPGKKSKYSKPIKNNNQNHPAFKRIVKIRKIPDEIIQENDENLVKVSETGLSYVIPEAPFEFQYSYTETPKIKPLRLREPAIAPFGPGTMPRPWTGKKPLPPSKKKLDFDSFVLPPPHKKGVKPVQAPGPFLPGSGPKYVKTREEVLGEPLSKEEVDALIKGCLKSQRQLNMGRDGLTHNMLDNIHAHWKRRRVCKIKCKGVCTVDMDNVRQQLEEKTGGKIIYSKGGVVYLFRGRNYNYKTRPMFPLMLWKPITPVYPRLIQRVPEGLTLEEASEMRKKGRQLIPICKLGKNGVYCDLANNVREAFETCELVRVNCEGMNGSDYRRIGAKLKDLVPCVLVSFELEHILMWRGRDWKSMFVDGNAPHETTNPDTVDADLVVSSPESSSEYSTEDELEENDIILSTLGDIDDNNSVTPDDSEDTTSEKRSNQDCLVGVMSLLREAVQDGIAVVLEDSSMDADMAYAKAVAFAQHAVPGPTFRLYRPKKVAVSTTEKQEGEETVGKEVVTASERKQGEKRNPRTRKKDFKGNYLDIVPQATLRVDELAKLLG; encoded by the exons ATGTCTCTAACCCTAAAAACCACAATCCAATTCCCAATTTTTACACTACCACTACCACCATCACACCACCACCGTCCGGCCACCGTAATCCGCTTCTCTCGGTGGCACAACCCACGCCATGACCAACAAAACTCACCCACACAAAAACAAACAGAAGACCAATTACGTTTCAACAAACGCTTCCAATCCGCCAACAACATCACCACCACAACCAATCTCCGACCACCCACTAACACCACCGTTCCACCGCCGTATAAGTCCACCGGAACGCCGTCGTCGCCTTCCCGGCCATCAATTCCTGGTAAAAAGTCTAAATactcaaaacccataaaaaataataatcaaaatcatCCTGCATTTAAAAGAATtgttaaaattagaaaaatccCAGATGAAATAATTCaagaaaatgatgaaaatttaGTGAAAGTATCAGAAACTGGACTAAGTTATGTTATACCTGAAGCCCCTTTTGAATTTCAATATAGTTATACAGAAACACCAAAGATTAAACCTTTAAGACTTAGGGAACCCGCGATAGCTCCGTTTGGGCCCGGTACAATGCCGAGGCCTTGGACGGGGAAAAAACCGTTGCCACCGAGTAAAAAGAAGTTAGATTTTGATTCATTTGTGTTGCCTCCACCACATAAGAAAGGGGTTAAGCCAGTGCAAGCTCCTGGCCCATTTTTGCCTGGGTCGGGTCCGAAATATGTTAAGACTAGAGAAGAAGTGTTGGGTGAGCCGTTGTCGAAAGAAGAAGTTGATGCTCTTATTAAAGGGTGTTTGAAATCACAAAGGCAGTTGAATATGG gtagagatggtTTGACACACAATATGTTGGACAATATTCATGCTCACTGGAAACGAAGAAGGGTCTgcaaaataaaatgtaaagGCGTGTGCACTGTTGACATGGACAACGTACGCCAACAACTAGAG GAGAAGACAGGAGGGAAGATAATATATAGCAAAGGTGGAGTTGTGTATCTTTTCCGAGGTAGAAATTATAATTACAAAACTCGTCCCATGTTTCCACTTATGTTATGGAAGCCAATTACACCGGTGTATCCACGGCTCATCCAACGGGTTCCAGAGGGGCTAACATTGGAAGAAGCAAGTGAAATGCGCAAGAAAGGGCGGCAATTGATCCCAATATGCAAGCTTG GGAAAAATGGTGTTTACTGTGACCTTGCTAATAATGTAAGAGAGGCATTTGAAACATGTGAGTTAGTGCGAGTTAATTGTGAAGGCATGAATGGGAGTGACTATCGCAGAATTGGTGCAAAACTAAAG GATCTGGTCCCTTGTGTGCTGGTTTCATTTGAGCTCGAACACATACTTATGTGGAGAGGGCGAGATTGGAAATCAATGTTCGTCGACGGAAACGCGCCCCATGAAACAACTAATCCTGATACTGTCGATGCAGATTTAGTTGTATCTTCTCCAGAATCATCGTCAGAATATTCAACAGAAGACGAGCTTGAGGAAAATGATATTATACTTTCGACCCTTGGGGACATTGATGACAACAATAGTGTGACGCCTGATGATAGTGAAGACACTACTTCAGAAAAGAGAAGTAATCAAGATTGTTTAGTGGGAGTGATGTCACTTTTAAGGGAAGCAGTACAAGATGGAATTGCGGTGGTTCTTGAAGATTCTTCTATGGATGCTGACATGGCGTATGCAAAGGCGGTTGCTTTTGCACAGCATGCTGTACCTGGGCCAACTTTTAGGCTATATCGACCCAAAAAGGTGGCAGTGTCAACAACAGAAAAGCAAGAAGGTGAAGAAACAGTGGGGAAGGAGGTAGTAACAGCTTCTGAGCGTAAACAAGGTGAGAAAAGAAATCCTAGAACCCGAAAGAAGGATTTTAAGGGAAATTACCTCGACATAGTTCCACAAGCAACTCTAAGAGTTGATGAACTAGCCAAGCTTCTAGGTTAA
- the LOC122599411 gene encoding ninja-family protein mc410 isoform X1 yields the protein MEDDNLLNLSLSLPCGGPSGAKGKNVSSSEVRVEEGDRGSKLIDDFKNFLDGSNHNKEDSNVGSQRSSQSKPEENLFYDLSKGAANVDVSSNINNGGFWGKNDGRSSEVLEDRRQEGSSSSKRKNMFDEINNQKRHERDAYHAGMHVKARTPHVSVTTDEGSTAENEDVADSEAEGSTSKLVQHRDDASKRHAAGVGLSEGSKEVRGVDSIGGDFHGQRRFTISSEKEFKSGQMSHTVPFSGQAVNILNMPYSLSVNESNSISASQTIPVMASGSNDRPGNQQPVIPANLPLMFGYSQVQVPPVEAGKSEGLVSHSMQYHPSYFGRGPPNLNLQNDGLKITQATTPVTEPKPYERAKSDGKQAKEEGSSMRSEGEMKGTNGIDQSKAEGIPPEYPAIRPGIAADLKFGGSGSSPNLPWVSTTGPGPNGKTISGVTYRYSGTQIRIVCACHGSHMSPEEFVQHASDEQPNVNGGGAASGLPSFPNSNPAASAQN from the exons ATGGAGGATGATAACTTACTTAACCTGTCTTTATCTCTACCGTGCGGTGGGCCATCTGGTGCAAAGGGTAAGAACGTCTCTAGTTCGGAGGTGAGGGTGGAAGAAGGGGACAGGGGAAGTAAATTGATTGATGATTTCAAGAATTTTTTAGATGGTTCTAATCATAATAAGGAAGATTCGAACGTGGGGTCTCAGAGAAGTAGCCAGTCGAAACCGGAGGAGAATCTTTTCTATGACCTTTCAAAGGGAGCGGCTAATGTGGATGTTTCTTCGAACATAAATAATGGCGGATTCTGGGGTAAGAACGATGGGAGGTCTAGTGAAGTGTTAGAAGATAGGAGGCAAGAGGGGAGTAGTAGTAGCAAGCGTAAAAATATGTTTGATGAAATAAACAATCAAAAACGACATGAGAGAGACGCTTATCATGCCGGTATGCACGTGAAAGCAAGGACACCACACGTCTCTGTAACAACTGATGAAGGTTCAACTGCTGAAAATGAGGATGTGGCGGATTCTGAAGCCGAGGGTTCGACTTCAAAGCTTGTACAGCATCGTGATGATGCATCGAAACGACACGCTGCAGGTGTTGGTTTGTCTGAGGGTAGTAAGGAAGTTAGGGGTGTGGATTCGATTGGTGGGGACTTTCATGGTCAAAGGAGATTTACCATTTCGTCAGAGAAAGAATTTAAAAGTGGCCAAATGTCACACACTGTCCCGTTTTCTGGACAAGCAGTAAATATCTTAAATATGCCATATTCCTTGTCAGTGAACGAGTCAAACTCTATCTCTGCAAGTCAAACTATCCCAGTCATGGCTTCTGGAAGTAATGATAGACCGGGAAACCAACAGCCCGTGATTCCTGCAAACTTGCCCTTGATGTTTGGTTACTCTCAGGTCCAGGTGCCGCCAGTAGAGGCAGGTAAATCTGAGGGTCTTGTTTCTCATTCAATGCAGTATCATCCTTCCTATTTTGGCAGGGGTCCACCAAACTTGAATTTGCAAAATGATGGATTAAAGATCACCCAAG CTACCACACCGGTAACTGAGCCAAAGCCATATGAGAGGGCAAAGAGTGATGGTAAACAAGCGAAAGAGGAAGGGTCATCTATGCGTTCAGAAGGTGAAATGAAGGGTACAAACGGAATTGACCAGTCAAAGGCAGAAGGGATTCCGCCTGAATATCCAGCTATTAGGCCAGGTATAGCTGCAGACCTTAAATTTGGAGGAAGTGGATCGTCTCCGAATCTACCATGGGTTTCTACAACCGGTCCTGGTCCTAATGGGAAAACGATATCAGGTGTTACATATAGATACAGTGGGACCCAAATCCGAATAGTATGTGCTTGCCATGGCTCCCACATGTCACCTGAGGAATTTGTTCAGCATGCTAGTGACGAACAACCCAATGTTAATGGTGGTGGCGCCGCCTCTGGTTtaccatcatttccaaatagCAACCCTGCCGCGTCTGCTCAGAATTGA
- the LOC122599411 gene encoding ninja-family protein mc410 isoform X2, translating into MEDDNLLNLSLSLPCGGPSGAKGKNVSSSEVRVEEGDRGSKLIDDFKNFLDGSNHNKEDSNVGSQRSSQSKPEENLFYDLSKGAANVDVSSNINNGGFWGKNDGRSSEVLEDRRQEGSSSSKRKNMFDEINNQKRHERDAYHAGMHVKARTPHVSVTTDEGSTAENEDVADSEAEGSTSKLVQHRDDASKRHAAGVGLSEGSKEVRGVDSIGGDFHGQRRFTISSEKEFKSGQMSHTVPFSGQAVNILNMPYSLSVNESNSISASQTIPVMASGSNDRPGNQQPVIPANLPLMFGYSQVQVPPVEAATTPVTEPKPYERAKSDGKQAKEEGSSMRSEGEMKGTNGIDQSKAEGIPPEYPAIRPGIAADLKFGGSGSSPNLPWVSTTGPGPNGKTISGVTYRYSGTQIRIVCACHGSHMSPEEFVQHASDEQPNVNGGGAASGLPSFPNSNPAASAQN; encoded by the exons ATGGAGGATGATAACTTACTTAACCTGTCTTTATCTCTACCGTGCGGTGGGCCATCTGGTGCAAAGGGTAAGAACGTCTCTAGTTCGGAGGTGAGGGTGGAAGAAGGGGACAGGGGAAGTAAATTGATTGATGATTTCAAGAATTTTTTAGATGGTTCTAATCATAATAAGGAAGATTCGAACGTGGGGTCTCAGAGAAGTAGCCAGTCGAAACCGGAGGAGAATCTTTTCTATGACCTTTCAAAGGGAGCGGCTAATGTGGATGTTTCTTCGAACATAAATAATGGCGGATTCTGGGGTAAGAACGATGGGAGGTCTAGTGAAGTGTTAGAAGATAGGAGGCAAGAGGGGAGTAGTAGTAGCAAGCGTAAAAATATGTTTGATGAAATAAACAATCAAAAACGACATGAGAGAGACGCTTATCATGCCGGTATGCACGTGAAAGCAAGGACACCACACGTCTCTGTAACAACTGATGAAGGTTCAACTGCTGAAAATGAGGATGTGGCGGATTCTGAAGCCGAGGGTTCGACTTCAAAGCTTGTACAGCATCGTGATGATGCATCGAAACGACACGCTGCAGGTGTTGGTTTGTCTGAGGGTAGTAAGGAAGTTAGGGGTGTGGATTCGATTGGTGGGGACTTTCATGGTCAAAGGAGATTTACCATTTCGTCAGAGAAAGAATTTAAAAGTGGCCAAATGTCACACACTGTCCCGTTTTCTGGACAAGCAGTAAATATCTTAAATATGCCATATTCCTTGTCAGTGAACGAGTCAAACTCTATCTCTGCAAGTCAAACTATCCCAGTCATGGCTTCTGGAAGTAATGATAGACCGGGAAACCAACAGCCCGTGATTCCTGCAAACTTGCCCTTGATGTTTGGTTACTCTCAGGTCCAGGTGCCGCCAGTAGAGGCAG CTACCACACCGGTAACTGAGCCAAAGCCATATGAGAGGGCAAAGAGTGATGGTAAACAAGCGAAAGAGGAAGGGTCATCTATGCGTTCAGAAGGTGAAATGAAGGGTACAAACGGAATTGACCAGTCAAAGGCAGAAGGGATTCCGCCTGAATATCCAGCTATTAGGCCAGGTATAGCTGCAGACCTTAAATTTGGAGGAAGTGGATCGTCTCCGAATCTACCATGGGTTTCTACAACCGGTCCTGGTCCTAATGGGAAAACGATATCAGGTGTTACATATAGATACAGTGGGACCCAAATCCGAATAGTATGTGCTTGCCATGGCTCCCACATGTCACCTGAGGAATTTGTTCAGCATGCTAGTGACGAACAACCCAATGTTAATGGTGGTGGCGCCGCCTCTGGTTtaccatcatttccaaatagCAACCCTGCCGCGTCTGCTCAGAATTGA